In the Candidatus Electrothrix sp. GW3-4 genome, one interval contains:
- the tsaE gene encoding tRNA (adenosine(37)-N6)-threonylcarbamoyltransferase complex ATPase subunit type 1 TsaE, whose amino-acid sequence MTATTQSFQHTLQDITATAALGKELGRIAQQGDVILLHGDLGVGKTTLTQFIAQGLEVPADQYVSSPSFALMHEYPGRLPLFHMDCYRLTGEEDIEGAGLADYIGGPGLTIIEWPDRLGSLRPQERLDLFLEAIDETTRTCVLQPHGAAWCSRIAALSNSSAEQR is encoded by the coding sequence ATGACGGCTACAACACAATCATTTCAACATACCTTACAAGACATTACGGCAACAGCTGCCCTGGGCAAAGAGTTAGGACGAATCGCGCAACAGGGGGATGTTATCCTCCTCCACGGCGACCTGGGCGTGGGCAAGACCACCCTGACCCAGTTCATCGCCCAGGGCCTGGAGGTCCCAGCAGACCAGTATGTCTCCAGCCCCTCCTTTGCCCTGATGCATGAGTATCCTGGTCGCCTCCCCCTCTTCCATATGGACTGTTATCGCCTGACAGGAGAAGAGGATATTGAAGGGGCCGGGCTGGCCGATTATATTGGCGGCCCAGGCCTCACCATTATTGAATGGCCAGATCGGCTGGGCAGTCTCCGGCCCCAGGAACGCCTGGATCTCTTCCTGGAGGCCATTGATGAGACGACCAGGACCTGTGTCCTCCAACCGCATGGCGCAGCCTGGTGTTCCCGGATTGCAGCATTATCAAATTCATCCGCAGAACAACGGTAA